From Mobula birostris isolate sMobBir1 chromosome 8, sMobBir1.hap1, whole genome shotgun sequence, the proteins below share one genomic window:
- the pcna gene encoding proliferating cell nuclear antigen, giving the protein MFEARLVQGSILKKVLEALKDLITEACWDISSTGISLQSMDSSHVSLVQLTLRSDGFDTYRCDRNLSMGVNLSSMSKILKCAGNEDIITLRAEDNADTLALVFESQNQEKVSDYEMKLMDLDVEQLGIPEQEYSCVVKMPSGEFARICRDLSQIGDAVVISCAKDGVKFSASGELGTGNVKLSQTSNVDKEEEAVTIEMNEPVQLTFALRYLNFFTKATPLSPTVTLSMSADIPLVVEYKIADMGHIKYYLAPKIEDEEAS; this is encoded by the exons ATGTTCGAGGCTCGCTTGGTACAGGGTAGCATCCTGAAGAAGGTGCTAGAGGCCCTGAAGGATCTGATCACCGAAGCTTGTTGGGACATCAGCTCGACCGGCATCAGCCTGCAGTCCATGGACAGTTCGCACGTCTCCCTGGTTCAGCTCACCCTTCGCAGCGACGGGTTCGACACATACCGTTGCGACAGAAATCTATCCATGGGGGTAAATCTCAGCAG CATGTCCAAAATTCTTAAATGTGCTGGCAATGAGGATATCATCACACTGAGAGCAGAGGACAACGCAGACACACTGGCGCTGGTGTTCGAATCACAGA ATCAGGAGAAGGTGTCTGATTACGAGATGAAGCTGATGGACTTGGATGTTGAGCAGCTTGGAATTCCA GAGCAGGAGTACAGCTGTGTGGTGAAGATGCCGTCCGGTGAATTTGCCCGGATCTGCCGGGACCTGAGTCAGATTGGTGATGCCGTTGTGATCTCCTGCGCCAAGGATGGTGTGAAGTTCTCCGCCAGTGGTGAATTGGGAACGGGCAACGTTAAGCTGTCACAGACCAGCAATGTGGATAAAGAGGAGGAAGCG GTGACCATTGAGATGAATGAGCCTGTGCAACTGACTTTTGCCCTACGGTATCTGAACTTCTTCACAAAAGCAACTCCCCTCTCGCCGACAGTCACACTCAGCATGTCAGCGGACATTCCTCTAG